A genomic region of Corallococcus macrosporus contains the following coding sequences:
- a CDS encoding glycoside hydrolase family 1 protein: MNSPALTFPASFTFGVATSAYQVEGGIENDWAQWERQGKLKEPHARCGRAVDHWNRYAEDYALAKAVGATAFRLSLEWARIEPERGRFDGAALEGYRERLLQLRAQGLRPVVTLHHFTHPTWFHASTPWHLPESLEAFRQYVRQCAPLLEGLDALVISFNEPMVLLLGGYLQGLMPPGITDGAKTMAALGNMVRAHVIAREELGQRLGRVELGISQNMLAFAPDRWWHPLDRSLVRLAAPAYNHAFHEALSSGHLRVFMPGVASTDVRIEGARDSVEFVGVNYYTRAHLRFMPRPPFIDFKYRDPDGRGLTDIGWEKRPEGFLQLLQEVKRYGKPVWVTENGIDDRQGSVRPEYLHTHLRQVLAAREAGVDVQGYLYWSLLDNFEWLEGWGPRFGLYHVDFDTLERRPTPACDYFRAVATGRVLVPPAPSPGSAQPSAAR; this comes from the coding sequence ATGAATTCCCCCGCGCTGACCTTCCCCGCGTCCTTCACCTTCGGCGTCGCCACGTCCGCGTACCAGGTGGAGGGCGGCATCGAGAACGACTGGGCCCAGTGGGAGCGGCAGGGGAAGTTGAAGGAGCCCCACGCGCGCTGCGGCCGCGCGGTGGACCACTGGAACCGCTACGCGGAGGACTACGCCCTGGCGAAGGCGGTGGGGGCCACGGCGTTCCGGCTGTCGCTGGAGTGGGCGCGCATCGAGCCCGAGCGCGGCCGCTTCGATGGCGCGGCGCTGGAGGGCTACCGCGAGCGGCTGCTCCAGTTGCGCGCGCAGGGCCTGCGGCCGGTGGTGACGCTCCATCACTTCACCCACCCCACGTGGTTCCACGCGTCCACGCCCTGGCACCTTCCGGAGAGCCTGGAGGCCTTCCGCCAGTACGTGCGCCAGTGCGCGCCCCTGTTGGAGGGGCTGGACGCGCTCGTCATCTCCTTCAACGAACCGATGGTCCTCTTGTTGGGCGGCTACCTCCAGGGCCTGATGCCGCCGGGCATCACGGACGGGGCGAAGACGATGGCCGCGCTCGGGAACATGGTCCGCGCGCACGTCATCGCGCGCGAGGAGCTGGGTCAGCGACTGGGCCGCGTGGAGCTGGGCATCTCCCAGAACATGCTCGCGTTCGCGCCGGACCGCTGGTGGCATCCCCTGGACCGCTCGCTGGTGCGGCTGGCGGCCCCCGCCTACAACCACGCGTTCCACGAGGCGCTGTCGTCCGGCCACCTGCGCGTGTTCATGCCGGGCGTGGCGTCCACGGACGTGCGCATCGAGGGGGCGCGCGACTCGGTGGAGTTCGTGGGGGTCAACTACTACACGCGCGCGCACCTGCGCTTCATGCCGCGGCCGCCCTTCATCGACTTCAAGTACCGCGACCCGGACGGGCGCGGGCTCACCGACATCGGGTGGGAGAAGCGGCCCGAGGGCTTCCTCCAGTTGCTCCAGGAGGTGAAGCGCTACGGCAAGCCGGTGTGGGTGACGGAGAACGGCATCGACGACCGGCAGGGGTCGGTGCGGCCGGAGTACCTCCACACGCACCTGCGCCAGGTGCTGGCCGCGCGCGAGGCCGGCGTGGACGTGCAGGGCTACCTCTATTGGAGCCTGCTGGACAACTTCGAGTGGCTGGAGGGCTGGGGCCCGCGCTTCGGCCTCTACCACGTCGACTTCGACACGCTGGAGCGCCGCCCCACCCCGGCCTGCGACTACTTCCGCGCCGTGGCCACCGGGCGCGTGCTGGTGCCGCCGGCTCCGAGCCCTGGCAGCGCTCAGCCCAGCGCGGCGCGGTAG